The following proteins come from a genomic window of Sorghum bicolor cultivar BTx623 chromosome 3, Sorghum_bicolor_NCBIv3, whole genome shotgun sequence:
- the LOC8085825 gene encoding peroxidase 9, producing MASINIVLGAIFIASFYLSGSLAFPPGHDEGAHPIGNGPISGLSTDYYKFTCPQADEIVVPILKKAIAKEPRIAASLLRLLFHDCFVQGCDASVLLDDAEEVVSEKKAIPNKNSIRGFEVIDEIKAALEEACPNTVSCADTIALAARGSTVLSGGPYWELPLGRRDSKTANMKLANKNLPPPNATLHRLIKFFQRQGLDKVDLVALSGSHTIGKARCVSFKQRLYNQHRDNRPDNTLEKSFYHTLASACPHTGGDDNIRSLDFVSPSQFDNSYYKLILEGKGLLNSDEVLWTGKDPEIAGLVKSYAENEQLFFEHYVNSIIKMGNINPLMGYNGEIRKNCHRVNQDI from the exons ATGGCTTCAATCAATATAGTTCTTGGTGCAATTTTCATTGCTTCCTTCTACTTATCTGGCTCCCTTGCCTTCCCTCCTGGTCACGATGAGGGAGCCCATCCAATTGGAAATGGTCCAATCTCAGGTCTTTCTACAGATTACTACAAGTTCACATGCCCACAAGCCGATGAGATTGTGGTGCCCATACTAAAGAAGGCTATTGCAAAGGAACCACGCATAGCTGCTTCCCTTCTCAGGCTCCTGTTTCATGACTGCTTTGTTCAG GGATGTGATGCATCAGTTCTTTTGGATGACGCTGAGGAAGTTGTAAGTGAGAAAAAAGCTATTCCCAATAAGAATTCTATTAGGGGATTTGAGGTTATAGACGAGATCAAAGCTGCACTTGAGGAAGCATGTCCGAATACAGTGTCTTGTGCTGACACTATCGCCCTAGCAGCCAGAGGTTCAACAGTACTG AGTGGTGGACCATATTGGGAACTTCCATTAGGAAGGAGGGACTCAAAGACAGCAAACATGAAGCTAGCAAACAAGAACCTTCCTCCACCAAATGCAACACTACATCGTCTTATCAAGTTCTTCCAAAGGCAAGGACTGGACAAGGTGGACCTTGTTGCATTATCAG GAAGCCACACCATTGGAAAGGCCAGATGTGTGAGTTTCAAACAACGACTCTACAATCAGCATAGAGATAACAGACCAGACAACACACTAGAAAAAAGTTTCTATCACACATTGGCATCGGCGTGCCCACACACTGGTGGTGATGACAACATAAGGTCCCTAGATTTTGTCAGCCCTTCGCAATTTGACAACAGCTATTATAAGCTGATATTGGAGGGAAAAGGGCTCCTTAATTCAGATGAAGTTTTGTGGACAGGAAAAGACCCCGAAATAGCAGGTCTAGTAAAAAGTTATGCAGAAAACGAGCAACTATTCTTTGAACATTATGTGAATTCAATAATCAAAATGGGGAACATAAATCCCCTCATGGGTTACAATGGAGAAATCCGCAAGAACTGCCATAGGGTTAATCAGGATATCTAG